The window AAATATAAGGCGTGCATGCATATCTTCCTCACACTTCTCTCTTCGACAATCTCCACTGCTCCATGACAATGGAAAGATCTATTACAGCTTTCTCGTTTGCGTTGCTTGCTGGTTTAGTTTCATCACTAGTCCCTGTGGTCCAAGCCCAACAGAttccaggtctctctctctctctctctctctctctctctctctcatgcctGCGCGCCTGCGTTGAGAAAAGTTTTTGAGTTCGCATGAGATGCTAAGAGAGAAGTTTTTCGGTTCCCATGAGTTTGCATGAGATGCTAAAAGATTTAGAGTTTGCATGCTTTGCTTGGACTataaggagagaaaaaggagggaaaCATGAGTTAAAATCTCAGAACAAATTATACTCTTTATAAGATGGGCGAGGAGAAATCTAAATTGTAGACATCCTCGACCCcaattttcttctcccttttctccTCACAACAGCATGATATTTTTCCTGTCCCGTGGTTTAAGCTTCGTACAGTGTCATTGTCCTATCTATGACGTCAAGAAATGTTGGCTATCTCATTGTCTGCGCACCCCTCAATTAGTCATGACCACCTATTGAAACCGAGTGGTCTCTTCTTTGTATTCAGAATCATTTGATGTAAGTGTCAAATCATCGCCGCGTTAGAAACAATAACTATTGAACTATGCAAATGATCGAGATACACTAAATTTGTTCCAACGGTCCAATAAGATAAATCGTTTTTCTATTCActgagttctttttttctctaaactTACAAGGTTTTATCAGTATTGATTGTGGGGCAACTAATGTATACACCGAGGATGAAATCAGAATAAGATACGAAACCGATGAAGGGTTCATAGACTCTGGACAAAACAAGCAGATATCCATGACGTTCATACATGAAGGCTATCGACAGTGCTTGAATAATTTAAGGAGTTTTCCCAACAGAAAGAGAAATTGTTACACTTTAAAACCAGACCAAGGCAAGAACAACACCTACTTGATTAGGGCAAGGTTTTACTATGGGAACTATGATGAAAAGAATCAGATTCCTTCATTCGACCTATACATTGATGTTAATTATTGGACCACGGTGAACTACTTGGGTCCTGGTTATGAAGAAATCATGTACGTGTCCCCAGCAGATGATATCCAAGTGTGTCTTGTCAATACTGGCAATGGGGTGCCCTTCATTTCGGCATTGGAACTAAGACATATAGATGATGATGGCATCTATCGATTAAGATCTGGATTCTTGGAACACGCTGGGCGACTGGACATCGGAGGTGCCTCGGACTCTTTCATCAGGTAATCAGCTAATTTTTTATATACAGATGCATGGTGATCATAGTCAAGAAAGACtccgttttctttttaatcgaatttaacCATTTTGCAAACTATTGAAGGCACATGTACCTAATTTAACAGAAAAAATGAAGCCAACCGAATTGGTAACGAGTCAAATGTGTGAAAGACCAAAAGGGGGCCATTACACAAGCAAAATTGAGCAAAGAcgcaagttaaaaaaaaaaggccaagaaaatCAACAGATTTCGAAACAAAAGacatttaaaatatcattaaaaaaatgatattagaCGTCAAAGGTTACAACAAAAATCATTAGATGattgaaaatgttaaaagaGCAATAGAAAAGCCATTAGGTCCGAGGAAAAAGAATTaagttatttgaaatttttatattataatccaAATCAAGATTAGTATTTCAGATATGTATCAAAAACACTTAAGTTACTTCAACATAACAAGCGGACTGGTTGatttatttaggaaaaatttcaacGCCATTGCAAAAATATTAGAATgtaatcataattattttttgccttAATATTCAAATAAGTATTCAATAAACTAATACGTATTATATACTATCATAAAGGTTTGAAATGAGAACATTACAAATTATTTACTAGAAACATtggtgttatatatatatataaaataaaactcACCATCTGATGATGTGGTTGAGAACCAATCATTTAGGCGAAATTGATAATTACATTTCCGTTTAAatctttaataatataacaaattgaagattctgtaaTATGAGGAAATTCACTCTTTATTGGTAGATAGTCATGTCAACAAACGTAATCATATTCCTTGCCTCCGTACCGCCgattttaatctatttattgttattatattatataaaagGAAGCTCCTCTTTTAAGGGAATgcaatatattttcttcttcaagaatatttaagtagacaaaattttcaattaacaGTTTCATTTCACCACCGGCGTATCTTGAACATAAAATTTAAATCTTTTCCATTTTACAAACAAAtgtattaaaaatctaaatattgaaatattattctctttcttcataATATAGGGTTAATGACATAAATTGTACTTAAACTTTGGCTCCATGTGTAATTAAATCCTTGAACTTTACCCCAAGATATAATGttgtctctaaacttttaatttattttatgtgatCCTTCTACTTTTAGTACATGGTCAATTTATTCCttgaattacatgaaaatgtttaatgtggtccttccattaattcaagttcaaggacaacattaaacattttaaggactaaattgaagaTGTATCGAAAGTTCATAGACCacgttgaataaattaaaagttaaaggactacattgcatattgggataaagtttagggactacattgaacaaactgaaagttcatggaccatattatacattgaattaaagttcataaaccttttgtatcaTTTTTTCTACAATATATGTGCGCATTTAATTTACTTAAAAGGTATCAATAATTTATCTATTAATAATTAAtagttcaaatttttcataaCAAGATGATCATGCAAAATCTCGTGAATGTCAATTCTTCGCATACACAAATGCGTGTACATTAGTAAATATATAATGACAGTGTCTTCCCTAAGTGTCCCCTTTAAGGTTGACATATAGGATTCTTATTTGCAAGGGATATATCAGGTTGGAAGGAGCATTTTCTTATACTCTCCATTCATTTTGCTTCTTATTTATTGCTCTTgtccctctccttcctctcttcgttgtttctttattttaattgcaCCTCTTTTGCATCAAAGAAGTCTCGTGCCTTGATAATGACATAATACTTTGTATTAGTATACAAGTACGTTtactaaataaaaatacattaatCAGGTGCACTTGAGACATAGTAAGAATAAACGAAATATAATAAGTCAAAACATCGTGTTGACTACAGTATAATAGTTGCTCAAAATGATTAATCCCATGTTAATGATAGAATACAACAACTCGCGCAAAGCATGGATTATATCTAATATAATATAGAACTCAATGTCTACTCATGAAGAGGGGACTTTACatatacatgaaaaaaaaaaaaaaaatgaaagtgctCTTGGGATATTCATTAAGGGCTACTagttaaattttgaaaatatgaacatttgtatttaaaaaattataatttcttgATATATGTTATGAATATGTTGTATTCCAATATTCACAGCATATATCGGTATGCGTTTTTTATAATGTTAGTGATCTTAACTAGTGTCACTATGACACTTGTTAATAATATGTAgctcttcgaccaaaaaatgaaaatatgtatCTCTGAAGTTTGGTGCGAATACTCATTTTACGTAAAATACATTATTAATATACATAGTTATATAGAAGTCCTTACATTCCATCCGAGAAATATTTCAGCAGTGGGAGAAATAGATCCTAACCTCGTCCGAACCCTTCTAgcctgaaaaagaagaaaaatcacattTGGGAAATGCTATAAAACcaataacatttttgtttaattacGTAAAATGAACTTTATGAAATCGATGATTTGTATGTGCAAACGTGCTACAAGTCCGTGGCCACACTTCTTTTGACAAATATAATCAACTGCACATCATATTGCAATCTTCAAGTTTGGCATTGAATCACCAGTGAGATATTCTGATTTTCGTAACCAACCAAAGCATCAGCTTTTCGCTAGTAATGTGATGAATATGGTAAATTCTACTTTTCTGTTGCTTATCCATATGAATTGGCATTTGCTAGTCTCTCAGTCAATTGCTTAATTGTTTGCTCTTAAACTGTTTGCAAAAATGCCTCACTGAGGTACCCTAAAGATGTTTATGATCGGATTTGGGAAACTGAAGACTATGCTGGTTGGATCTTTCTGGACACCCCATCTATCATTAATTCATCTGACGATAATGATGCTTATAAGGTTCCTAGCGAAGTTCTTCGGACCGCTCAAAGTTCAATCAATGGCAGTACTCCCTTGCGTTTAGGATGGACACCTTCAAGCTCTGCAGAGAAATGGATTGTGTACTTTTATTTCGTTGAGATTGAGAGACTGACAAACGGCCTCCAGAGGGAGTTCACAGTTTCCATGAATGATAATCAATTCATGGAGATAGTGAGCCTTGAATACTTAAAGCCAGTGGTTGTAGTCTCCACTCCTGTTAGTGGGTCGCTCATCACGTTCTCGATTGAATCGACAAATAAGTCTGGAAATCCACCGATCCTCAATGCCGTGGAGTTCTATACCATTGGTGATCTTCCAAATGTACCCACAGCACAAGATGATGGTACGCTTTTATTCTTTTACATATTGTTATTGTCTACATACACGTACAGTTGTGCTCCAACTGACATGGACAATAATTAGAGAGATATTCCAATGTCAGTAAGTAAGATTTAGTAAAATCCTATGCTAAATATACTAGTCTCCACTATGGGTCCTATTTTATTTGTGAACTCTGATCGATAATTGCTTTGTTGGGATCAACGCATGTGGTTAAGTATTACTTTGCTATCTGCTTAATTCCCCGTTTTGGCTACTTTTTGCTTGGTAATTGCTggaaagtctcttcaaattgaaGCCCTGAGATGTTACGagtcttttaaaaaattgtaagtCTGTATGACTTATAAGTGATTGATTGCCACAATTTTTTTGCATCTCTATCCTTCTTTCTAAATAATATTGTCTCTTTTGTGATTTAAACCACAGTGAAAGCTATTAATGACATCAAAGCGACATATCACATTCAGAAAGAAAGCTGGCAAGGTGACCCATGTATACCAAGTATATACACATGGGATGGTCTAAATTGTAGCAATGGAAATCCTCCAAGGATCATATCATTGTGAGTCCTCTAGCAATGTTTCTCGATTACTGATTTTCTAGgtgaaatttaaaagaaatcttaTACGTGATGAAAACTGGAAATTTTAAGTATCAACGAGAAATAATATTTAAGATCAATGCAACCTCCTGAAGTGAATTCCCACATGGGATGGTGACATTTTGCGGCGGGTGTGAAATTAGGAATAATTTATGAGCTCTCTCcaatatcatgtgagatttccCAATAGCCtacttttcctatttttgacaTTAATGTTCCAAATTGCATTGTGTATGAGCACGTATTGGGTCCtccgagaataatttttaagtaatcTAGGTCCAAAAGTAACCATAAATTATAGAAAAAGGAGATAGTGAGACCCATGCAAGGAATCAAATTGACAATTATGAATGGTCTTCCGGTACCTAAAACATTCACACTAGGACCTAAAATATCTTCATTCTGAAGAATTAATTGCATAAACTTTTCTATattgtgccaaaaaaaaaaaaaatactgccTTTATGAAGATGGCAATGACAGGATCCTTTATTTTGATGTCTGATGGTCAGGAAATTGAGCTCAAGCAATTTGGTGGGCGACATAGTCTCATCACTGTCACGTCTATCAACAATGGAAGACTTGTAAGTATCACCATAGCTGAATTAGTTGTGTCTGCATGTCACTCATGATTAAGCACCCTGGGAGTCAACTCATGATTTAATGATTAAGGTTGTGTTTTAGGAGACATAGGCTATTGAAATATTGCCCTAATGTGTGGAAACATATTGCATTTGGCTATGGAGCTGGTTAACTTGATATGAGATGTTCTAAACTTGCTCTTTCCCAGAGATTTGTCCAACAATAAGCTTACGGGAGCAATACCAGAAACTCGCAGAATTACCAAATCTTAGATTTCTGTAAGTTTATGTGGCAAAGTGAAGCAGCAAAAGATTTGAAGTAGACAAACCTCTAATCATGGCTATATTTGCAGAAATCTAAGTGGAAACAACCTAATTGGATCAGTTCCTAAAGCTCTTAAGAAAAGGGTTCTGGACAATACTTTAATCATgaggtgctctctctctctctctctctctctctctctctctctctctctctctctgagtcgTATGCAACTTCTATAGGGTGGAAAGACTATCAGCATGTTCTTTTTAATGTGATTAGAAACAATTAAGAAGGCCAACTTGTCATCACCATATGGCAATGTTGATACGAATCTAAGTTCAGCTATTTCATTCTTTGATCCAGTTTGGCAGAAAACACAAATCTTTGCCTAGCCGATCCTTGCGtgcagaagaagaaacaaaattccATCCTCGTTCCAGTTGTTACATCAGTTTCAGGCTTCTTTTTAGTTCTCTTTGGTGCTTTGGCTATTGTTTGGTTAATGAAACGGAAAAGAAAAGCAGGCAAGCGTTCTTACTTGTGTTGTTCACACAATCTACACCGCATTTGACAACAATCTTGACTTTGGTTATCCATTGGTACAAATCTAACTGCAATGTGTCTTTTCTAGGATAATTTAGTCGAGAAAACACAACTCAGCAACTTACTGTCTCTTCCCCCCCCCCTCACCTCCCCACTCGGATTATCATTTTACAATCTCATCAACCTCAGGAATAAAGGAAAGTTGGCACTAATACAAATTCCCCAATGCTAGTAATCTTAATTACATAGTGGTCataagaaaatggagagaaaagagagacaTGGATCTCCACAACATGGTTGCATTAGCATCGCAAAGCATATGTGCATTATTCGGCTTAACATcatgaaatttctaatttttcttttcaagagtAACCATGCTATGTACGGGAATGACATATAACAGCTTGATAGTACAATTTTGTCCTTAATATTCTAAGGCTCCCAAAAAGATAATTTGATTGTGCGATCACAAACTAATCTTTGTGAATTGAGTAAAGAACAATTATCTATATGATAGCATGTTGAAGGCAGGCGACATAGAATCCCTGCCTAGATCTTTCGATTATTGTCCTCTTCTCCATTAATATAACTCTTAAAACGGGATTGGTAAAACCCTTCATATGTCTTTTAATTGTTGTGGATGCAATTACCATGGGAAGTTATTTGCCATTAAAGTCTACTACCCAACGGGGTAGTCACTAAACTCATAGAAACTTTTTTGGTACAGAATCTAGTGAAATGACATTGAGATTAAAGAATCGACCTTTCACGTATGGAGAGGTTTCAAGAATCACTAGAAACTTTGGACGAGTGATTGGTGAAGGTGGATTTGGAAAGGTTTATCTTGGCACACTAGATGACGGCACCATGGTTGCTGTGAAGATTCTCTCTAAATCATCAAAACAAGGGTACAAGGAATTTCAAGCCGAGGTTAGATAGGATGATGCAATCACTCTTCCTTTTAAGATCAACTTATGCTAACACTTATGTAGAAGTTTGTTTAGAAACTTCCTCTTAGGCTATTGTTAGTATGCATTATTATAATGCACAATTATGACACTGCAGGTACAACTCTTAATGAGTGTTCGTCACGAAAACTTGGTTTCTCTATTTGGATATTGTGGTGATTCCAAGCACATAGCTTTAATATATGAATACATGGTCAATGGAAATTTAAGGCAACATTTATCAGGTGcgtatttatgttcttttctattgttttcttctctaaaatAGTCCTACAAAACTCTATTTCTTGCTCACAAATAAAGTTAGGATGTATCCAACAGAGGACCATCCAAAGGTCTTGACGTGGAGTAAGAGACTACAAATAGCTGTGGATGTAGCACAAGGTACGTCAATGGGATATCCACCTTTTTAGGTTCTTTTCCAACATTGCTTTGGCGTTGTTGACGTGGTTTTTGCAAGGAGTTACAGGTTTGGATTATTTGCATAACGGTTGCAAGCCACCCATCATTCATAAAGACTTGAAGACTACAAACATCTTGTTGAACGAAGACTTCCGAGCCAAAATAGCTGATTTTGGCCTATCAAGAACTTTTGCCACTGAAAATGACTCTTATGTGTCAACTTGTCCTACAGGCACTCCTAGCTACCTCGATCCCGAGTAATGGCGAAAACTCTATATTATTGATCTAGTTCAGTTCAGGATCTCAATTTGCATATAAAAATTGGCAATGCCTACGATTTCATCTTTGACTTAAAGATCCATTATTTGTTCTTCCTTTCCACCCAGGTTTCATTTTTCTGGAATCTTAAATAGGAAGAGTGATATTTATGGTTTTGGAATCATACTCCTTGAGTTGATCACGGGCCGACCTGCAATAATGAGAAGTCGGGTGGTAGTGCCAGCATGCACTTACTTCTGGTTGATTCCTATTGTTGAAAGTGGTGATATAAAGAGGATTATGGATCCCATGTTACAAGGAAAATTCGATGTCAACTCGGCTTGAAAGTAGTGGAGATTGCTATGTCCTGTACGCGATCAACAGCAAATCAAAGGCCAGACATAAATGATGTACTGGTAGAGTTGAAGGAGTCCTTGGGGAGCAAATCAAGTGGTTCCTTTGAAATGACCTCATTGAAGCTCCATTCTTATAATGCCCCTGTGGCAAGGTAGTAGAACTTTTCCAATCTAAAAGGGCTCCCtttgttttaggaaaaaaataaacttttgtCTGTAAATTTATACTATCTTTTTTATTGTGTCAtccatttccctttttttagtataaataaGTCTTTGAAACTCGCTTTATAACAATGATATCCTTTCATCCTTTGTTACTTCTTTCTCCATTCATAATGTTAGTTCATGGCATTTCTAATACTGGGGAATTAGAAATTCCTTATTGAGCGTGGGTGGGGGTAATTCGTGATTCAGACGTTGAGGTTATCCATAAATGAGGTAATTGGCATTAACAGGCCCTTGCAACATGTTCTTGTGGTTCAACTAGATTTCAATTGGAATCAACACAATTGATTAAGAAGCAACAATTTTGCAATGTTGAGGAGGtagaatgagaaaatttataatGAGAATTCTAGTGAACTTAACGTAGTACTTCTCATAAATAACCTAGGATATACACACAAGCATCGTTAACAAATTATGGACACAAGACTTGATCTTGACTTATGATAATGCATACATTGGCAAAATGTTTATATCCAAATAAAAGGCAATCCTAATCTCTCTAATTCTTAATATGTGAAATAGGCTTTCTATCTCAGGGTTCTAATGCAACCAGTGATATCATTGATTAGATGAGAGCCCCACGGTCAAAGAAGATGTGCGTCACCAATGTAACATTGCCTAATTCGTCAAAAAATGATCCACCCATGTGCCATGGATTTGTCCCATTGCGATGATTAATGGCAAGATTCAGAAAAATGGGGGCTTATCCTAGCGAGCGAACCAAGAAAAAGAACCAATTGATGATATGAGACTAATAGAAATTTGCACATACCATGACATAAATGTGTTGTACTTTATTAATACATTCATGATAGGGTGCAATTAGAATACACCGTTTTGTCTTGATATGTTATAATGGAAAGACATCCTTTGAAAGTGTATGAGGAAGTCATATAAAAAACTTCTGAAGATAACCATTGGGACAATTGGTAGATAGAAcgttcagaaaaaaaaaaaaaaaaaaattgttctctcttcctctccccttttccatcaaagaaaaaaaaaagtcattccATTTATCATTTACGaaaacaattggcatttacgctgtggaaatTGGATGTTTTCCTCTTGACTGCATTCAGACCATCGTGAAGTAATATTGTTCGCCATTCATctgcaattcaacgttcgtttcGGGGTAAATTGTTTGTTGCGCATTCAAAATAGATTAGTCATCTTCTGCCGACTTTCTTCCAATAGTATGTAATGTACCTTCTGGTTCAAGGACTTTAGATCAAGTACTACTGATGTAGAACAATGTGCAAATGCCTTTTTGGAAACAACGGAGCGTCATAAGAGCGAGCggtcccacaaatcaaagaggattgcATGATCTTTAAGATTACAAATGGGttacaatatatattttccttaatttgttattagatttcagattttctagtttatcaatatcttttcaattttgttattagatttctATTATTTGGTTATTATCTAGATGGCAACCTCCTTATAAATAGATGCCTAATATATTATAATCcgcacttttttattttaaataaacaccatcttttggaattctttccaAGCATCGCTTTCTTAGcgtcatttggtatcagagcaggtttCTCTTGTGACGATGGCTAATAACGTTAGTGACAAGCTCCCTGTAGCTGAAGGCCATAGAAACGAGCCTATTACACGGGATGAGTTTAACCAATTTGCGGAGCAAATCAAACAGAGGTTTCAAGAATTACTTGTCGCCATCCTGCATTTGTCTACCAACCCCATACCTGGTAATCTTCTGGTTGAACATGCTCAGGTAGCTTGAGACCCAGAAGCAACTATGGAACGTGTGGCAAATCCCTGACAGAGGTGACAAGCCTATGTCAAGGactttgaaggagaagaagagttcCTGGATTGGCACCGAAACCGGGGATATTGACGAGACCCTGAGCAATATAAACTTAAGGTTGACTTTCCGACCTTTAATGGCAATTTGAATAttgaaatctttttggattgactTTGGGAAGTTGAGAAACTTTTCGACGCCATGGAGATTGAAGAGGATCGCTAAGTAAAATTGACGACATACAAATTGAAGGGCGGCACCTCAGCGTGGTGGGAGCAAACACAACCAACCCGACGTCGACAAGGAAAAGCTCCCATCCGAACATGGAATCGAATGAAGGAAATGTTGAAGGTTCGGTTCCTCCCAACcgattatgaaaaattattatttccaCAATTTCATAATTGTAAGTAGCTAAGCCGATCAGTCCAAGCTTACACAGAGGAGTTTCTCCGATTTTCCACCCGTAACAACCTTGCTAAGTCGAAGGCATAACAGATCGCCAGGTACATTAATGGTTTGCGACTTAATATTCAAGACCATATTTCACTACATCGTTTGTTCTCCGTTGAGGATGCTCAAGAGATGGCCTAAAAGGTTGAGATGCAATTAGAGAAAACTAGCCCCATTAATCGGGCTAACAATTATTCCGCTCAAGGATCATCTGGAAAGGGGAGACAACTAGATGTTCAGAATCCTCCAACCAGCAAACCAACACTATGAACTGAACTTCGGGAAGTATTACTAGGGTGCGCAAGGAACCAATCATTGCAAATAATCGTAACACCAATCCGAATGCCCAGAACTTGTACGCTAAGACACCACCAACCAAATGCTACAAGTGTAACGAATTGGGACATCGTTTGAGTGATTGTCCACGGCAAAAGATGGCCAATGTTGTCGAGCACAACGATGACATATACGAAGATGACTAGATTAATGAGGAAGAAGTGGAGGATGAGGAGGGCGAGCACATCAATTGCGTTGTTAGGAGACTATTGCTCGCTCCGCGAAGAGAAGACACGCAACGGAATAGTCTTTTTCATGCCAGTTGTACCATCAACGGCAAAGTTTGCGATGTCATCATCAACAGCAGAAGTTGTGAGAACATAGTGTCCAAGGCTTTGCTGGACCATCTACAACTAAAAACAGAGTTACATCCCTCCCCTTATACAATTGGGTGGATTCGTAAAGGGGCCAAACTCAAGGTGACGCAAGTATGTCATTTACCTATTTCAATTGGAAATTCCTATAAGGACACCATAATTTGTGATGTAATGGAGATGGATGCATGTCATGTCCTACTAGGGCGACCATGGCAATACGATGTTGATATCATGCACAGGGCTCGAAAGAACACATATTCTTTTGTgtgaaaaaaaaacgaagattATTTTGAAGTCGATGAGTAACACTCCCCAAGCCCCAAAGAAGCAAAGTGTAGGGATTATGCTAAACGTCTGTAAACGTGAGGGCGTGTATATGATTGTGGAGAAAAGCA of the Eucalyptus grandis isolate ANBG69807.140 chromosome 10, ASM1654582v1, whole genome shotgun sequence genome contains:
- the LOC120288854 gene encoding probable LRR receptor-like serine/threonine-protein kinase At1g05700, with product MTMERSITAFSFALLAGLVSSLVPVVQAQQIPGFISIDCGATNVYTEDEIRIRYETDEGFIDSGQNKQISMTFIHEGYRQCLNNLRSFPNRKRNCYTLKPDQGKNNTYLIRARFYYGNYDEKNQIPSFDLYIDVNYWTTVNYLGPGYEEIMYVSPADDIQVCLVNTGNGVPFISALELRHIDDDGIYRLRSGFLEHAGRLDIGGASDSFIRYPKDVYDRIWETEDYAGWIFLDTPSIINSSDDNDAYKVPSEVLRTAQSSINGSTPLRLGWTPSSSAEKWIVYFYFVEIERLTNGLQREFTVSMNDNQFMEIVSLEYLKPVVVVSTPVSGSLITFSIESTNKSGNPPILNAVEFYTIGDLPNVPTAQDDVKAINDIKATYHIQKESWQGDPCIPSIYTWDGLNCSNGNPPRIISLKLSSSNLVGDIVSSLSRLSTMEDLDLSNNKLTGAIPETRRITKS
- the LOC120288855 gene encoding receptor-like protein kinase At3g21340; the encoded protein is MSLAENTNLCLADPCVQKKKQNSILVPVVTSVSGFFLVLFGALAIVWLMKRKRKAESSEMTLRLKNRPFTYGEVSRITRNFGRVIGEGGFGKVYLGTLDDGTMVAVKILSKSSKQGYKEFQAEVQLLMSVRHENLVSLFGYCGDSKHIALIYEYMVNGNLRQHLSEDHPKVLTWSKRLQIAVDVAQGLDYLHNGCKPPIIHKDLKTTNILLNEDFRAKIADFGLSRTFATENDSYVSTCPTGTPSYLDPEFHFSGILNRKSDIYGFGIILLELITGRPAIMRSRVVVPACTYFWLIPIVESGDIKRIMDPMLQGKFDVNSA